The nucleotide sequence AAGCCGTCGACCGCGCCGCCGGTCTGCTCCCAGATCTCCGGGCCGGTGGTCTCGACATGGGCGCGGCGGTTGGCGACGTTGTCGAACTGGTTGGCCCAGATCGCGCCGTTCGGCTCGCTCGAAGCGAGCTTGGCGGCGATGCGCCCGGATACCTTCACATAGTTGTTGGGATTGGCGTAAGGCACCGCCGGAACCTCGACCAGCTCGGCGCCGACCAATCGCAGCGTGTCCTTCTTCTCCTGGCTTTGGGTCTCCGGAATCACGATCACCGTGCGAAATCCCAGCGCGTTGCCGACCACCGCCAAGCCGATGCCGGTGTTGCCGGCGGTGCCCTCGACAACGACGCCGCCCGGCTGGATGAGGCCGCGATCGAGCGCGTCGCGAACGATGAACAGCGCCGCGCGATCCTTGATCGATCCGCCGGGATTCAAGAACTCCGCCTTGCCAAGGATGCGGCAGCCGGTGGCGGCCGACAGCGTCTTGAGTTCGATCAGCGGGGTCGATCCGATCGCCTCGATCAGGCCAGCGCGAACCGTCATGCGGCGCTCCTGTCGCGTGGGTTCTTCGTCGCCGGCGGCACCGGCAATGCGGTGGTGGCCTTGATGCGCTCCATCGCAAACCGCGAGGTGACGTTCTTCAATGGCACGACGCTGATCAGGCGCTTGTAGAACTCGTCATAGGCCGCCATGTCCGCCACCACCACCCGCAGCATGTAATCGACGTCGCCGGCCATGCGGTAGACATCCATCACCTCCGGGATCGCGACGATGGCACTGGCAAAGGTCTCCAGCCATTCCTTGGAGTGGTCGCCGCTCTCGATCGACACGAACACGGTGAGGCCGAGGCCGATCTTCTCCGGCGACACCAGCACCACGCGGCCGGTGATGATGCCTTGCGCCTCCAGCTTCTGGATGCGCTTCCAGCACGGCGTCTGCGACAGGTGCACGCGGTCGGCGATTTCGGCGATCGACAGGCTGGCGTCGACCTGCAGCAGAGTGAGGATTTTTCTGTCGGTGGCATCCATGCGGGGGAAATCCGAAATAGGAAAGGTTTGCGTCTCTTCGTCGCACTATAAGGCATGTATTTTCTATGAAACACCAAAGTTGCGCCGCTTCATAGAATAATAATCTCCAGGCGCTGCCATCGGCGCCAACACCTCCGCCGCAGCGCGGAGGTGTTGGCGCCGTCGAAAATTCCGTGGCGGTCGCGGCCGCCTGGCCGCAATGCCTCGCGGTCAAACACGATGGCGTCGCGACCGGCGCCGAACACACCGTGCCGGCGGTCCAGGCAATGCGGAACGGCGCCACGACGCCCTCCGGTCGATCAAGCCATCGTGCCGACCGCCGAAAAACCCGCCTTCCTGAAAACGCGCCGCGATCCCAGGACATGGCTCAAAGCTGGGCGCCGTCGCCGCCCGGCACGGCGCCGCGCGCGTGGGCGATCACCAGCCTGACCACCTGTTCCGCCGCGATCTGCGCACTTTCAATGTCGGTGCGCAGCACCAGCGCCGGTGCCACCGGCGCCTCATAAGTCTGGTCGCGGCCGGTGAAGTGCTTGATCCGCCCGGCTTCCGCCTTGGCATAAAGGCCCTTGGGGTCACGCTCGCGGCAAACCTCAAGCGGTGCGTCGACGAACACCTCCAGGAACCGTCCTTCCGGCAGCAGCGCCGCAACGCGGGCGCGGTCGGCGCGGAACGGCGACACCAGCGCCGCCACCACGATCAACCCGGCGTCGTGCAACAGGCGCGCCACCTCGCCGACCCGCCGCACGTTTTCGGTGCGCGACAGCGCATCGAAGCCGAGGTCGGAATTGAGGCCCTGGCGCAGATTGTCGCCGTCGAGCAGCATGGTATGGAAGCCCTGCGCCACCAGCCGCCGCTCGACCAGATTGGCGATGGTCGACTTGCCGGAGCCGGACAGCCCGGTGAGCCACACTACCAGCGGCGTCTGCGTCTTGACGAACGCACGCGTTGCCGGCGTGACATCCTGGCCGTGGGCGTGAATCTCCTGCGCGACGCCGAGGCTCTCGCGGATCAAGCCCGCCGCAACGGTGCGGTGGGTGGTCCGATCGATCAGGATGAACGAGCCGGTGGTGCGGTTGTCGTCATAGGGGTCGATTGCAATCGGAATGGTGGTCTCGACATGGATGCG is from Blastochloris viridis and encodes:
- a CDS encoding cysteine synthase A: MTVRAGLIEAIGSTPLIELKTLSAATGCRILGKAEFLNPGGSIKDRAALFIVRDALDRGLIQPGGVVVEGTAGNTGIGLAVVGNALGFRTVIVIPETQSQEKKDTLRLVGAELVEVPAVPYANPNNYVKVSGRIAAKLASSEPNGAIWANQFDNVANRRAHVETTGPEIWEQTGGAVDGFVAAVGTGGTLAGVAEALRARRPDVVIALADPLGAALHSYYTTGELKAHGSSITEGIGQGRVTANLDGFRPDVSFQIADDEAIALLFDVLEHEGLCLGGSSAINLAGAVRLARQLGPGHTIVTVLADSGTRYQSKLFNPDFLRSKNLPVPAWLERRSTVDRCLE
- a CDS encoding Lrp/AsnC family transcriptional regulator yields the protein MDATDRKILTLLQVDASLSIAEIADRVHLSQTPCWKRIQKLEAQGIITGRVVLVSPEKIGLGLTVFVSIESGDHSKEWLETFASAIVAIPEVMDVYRMAGDVDYMLRVVVADMAAYDEFYKRLISVVPLKNVTSRFAMERIKATTALPVPPATKNPRDRSAA